A window from Candidatus Poribacteria bacterium encodes these proteins:
- the mutS gene encoding DNA mismatch repair protein MutS, which produces MAKKLTLMEQYRRIKSQYPDAILFYRVGDFYETFYEDAKIASRVLGIALTSRDKDDNGKPVPLAGVPHHAVESYLYKMVKAGYKVAICEQVEDPKKAKGVVKREVVRIVTPGTIFEPEALEHKENNYLVALCRVGEIYGLAHVDLSTGEFHVTELEDEDKLISEITRLRPSELLIPEGFESETIERVRSETSPVVNPLPSWQFDVDTARSELLSHFDVLSLEGFGCEGKSAAISAAGALIQYLKETQKQQLQHILSLKTYSLEEFMILDTETQRNLELIRSIRDGSTKGTLIEILDETVTPMGGRKLRQMILRPLLRADEINARLDAVQELFENLILRDELRELLREIRDIERLIAKVGLGSANARDLLALRNSLKLVPQIKEKLGGLNSSLLQTIRDQLEDVSDVVDLIDRAIHEDPPITIREGGIIKDGYNSELDELRAIVRDVKGWIAGLQQKERERTGISSLRIGYNKVFGYYIEVTKPNLHLVPEDYIRKQTLVNAERFITPDLKEQEAKILNAQDRINDLEYELFCEVRSKVAEMTEVIQRIAAAIAMLDVLATFAHIAAKNNYARPQVDEGDEVIIRDGRHPVVERLFTREGFVPNDTYLNCSDRQMCIITGPNMSGKSTFLRQTALICLMAQIGSFVPASAAKIGVVDRIFTRVGASDSLVTGQSTFLVEMNETANILNNATRKSLIILDEIGRGTSTFDGISIAWAVAEYILQHIGAKTLFATHYHELTELAGTYKNVKNYNVAVHDDGERVVFLRKVVEGATDKSYGIHVAKLAGLPMEVIGRANEILGILESHNISVEGGDKPAVASRPRIKRRSRPSFRDDSLQLLLFTPQPNEIIEELKKLDLNNMTPIQALNKLYELKLKVEKER; this is translated from the coding sequence ATGGCGAAAAAACTGACGCTGATGGAGCAGTACAGACGAATAAAGAGCCAATACCCGGACGCTATCCTGTTTTACAGGGTCGGGGACTTCTACGAGACCTTCTACGAGGACGCCAAAATCGCCTCGCGCGTGCTGGGAATCGCCCTGACATCGCGCGATAAGGACGATAACGGCAAGCCTGTACCGCTTGCGGGCGTTCCTCATCACGCCGTCGAATCGTATCTCTATAAAATGGTCAAAGCGGGTTATAAGGTGGCGATCTGCGAGCAGGTGGAGGACCCCAAAAAGGCCAAAGGGGTGGTCAAGCGCGAGGTCGTCAGGATAGTAACCCCTGGCACGATCTTCGAGCCGGAGGCGCTGGAGCATAAGGAGAACAACTATCTCGTCGCGTTATGCAGAGTGGGAGAGATCTACGGGCTGGCGCATGTGGATCTCTCCACAGGCGAGTTCCACGTCACGGAGCTGGAAGATGAGGATAAGCTTATCTCCGAGATAACCCGGCTCAGACCCTCAGAGCTCCTCATACCTGAGGGATTCGAGAGTGAGACGATTGAAAGGGTAAGGTCTGAAACATCACCGGTTGTAAACCCGCTTCCCTCGTGGCAGTTCGATGTGGATACGGCCCGATCGGAGCTCTTGAGCCATTTCGATGTCCTCTCGCTGGAAGGGTTCGGATGTGAGGGAAAATCCGCCGCCATATCCGCTGCCGGGGCGCTGATTCAATATCTCAAGGAGACACAGAAGCAGCAGCTACAGCACATCCTCTCGCTCAAGACCTACTCGCTTGAGGAGTTCATGATCCTGGACACCGAGACGCAGAGGAATTTGGAACTCATCCGCTCCATCCGTGACGGATCGACCAAGGGGACGTTGATAGAGATCCTGGATGAGACCGTCACCCCCATGGGTGGGAGAAAACTACGCCAGATGATCCTCAGGCCGCTTTTGAGGGCCGATGAGATCAACGCAAGGCTCGACGCCGTCCAGGAGCTCTTCGAGAACCTCATCCTGCGTGACGAACTGAGAGAGCTGTTGAGGGAGATAAGGGATATCGAGAGATTGATCGCTAAAGTGGGTCTCGGCTCGGCAAACGCCAGGGATCTTCTGGCCCTTCGAAATTCGCTTAAGCTGGTACCTCAGATCAAGGAAAAGCTCGGCGGTCTCAACTCATCGCTCCTCCAGACGATTCGGGATCAGCTCGAGGACGTAAGTGATGTGGTTGATTTGATCGATAGGGCCATACATGAGGACCCGCCCATCACCATCCGTGAAGGGGGAATCATCAAGGACGGATACAACTCGGAGCTGGACGAGCTGAGGGCGATCGTCAGAGACGTCAAGGGATGGATAGCCGGCCTACAACAAAAAGAGAGGGAGCGAACTGGGATCTCATCGCTGAGGATAGGATACAACAAGGTTTTCGGATACTACATCGAGGTGACGAAGCCGAACCTGCATCTCGTCCCGGAGGATTACATACGAAAACAGACCCTTGTTAACGCCGAGAGGTTCATCACACCCGATCTGAAGGAGCAGGAGGCCAAGATCCTAAACGCTCAGGATCGGATAAATGACCTCGAATATGAGCTCTTCTGCGAGGTGAGGAGCAAGGTAGCCGAGATGACGGAGGTGATTCAGAGGATCGCCGCCGCCATAGCCATGCTGGATGTCCTGGCTACCTTCGCCCACATCGCCGCCAAGAATAACTATGCAAGACCTCAGGTGGATGAGGGCGACGAGGTGATCATCCGAGACGGGAGACATCCCGTCGTGGAAAGGCTCTTCACGCGCGAGGGATTCGTCCCGAACGACACCTACCTGAACTGCTCCGACAGACAGATGTGCATAATCACAGGGCCCAACATGTCGGGAAAGTCGACCTTCCTCAGACAAACCGCACTGATCTGTCTGATGGCGCAGATCGGATCTTTTGTTCCCGCGTCGGCGGCTAAAATAGGCGTGGTGGATAGGATCTTCACCCGCGTCGGCGCCTCTGATAGCCTCGTGACGGGCCAGAGCACCTTTCTGGTGGAGATGAACGAGACGGCCAACATCCTCAATAACGCCACGCGGAAAAGCCTGATAATACTCGACGAGATAGGACGGGGCACAAGCACTTTCGACGGGATAAGCATCGCCTGGGCGGTCGCCGAATACATTCTGCAGCACATCGGCGCGAAAACCCTGTTCGCCACGCATTATCATGAGCTGACCGAGCTGGCCGGGACTTACAAGAACGTCAAAAACTACAACGTCGCCGTTCACGATGATGGCGAGAGGGTGGTCTTCCTGAGGAAGGTCGTGGAGGGGGCAACTGATAAGAGCTACGGGATACACGTGGCTAAACTGGCAGGTCTGCCGATGGAGGTGATCGGGAGGGCCAACGAAATACTGGGAATCCTGGAAAGCCATAACATAAGCGTTGAAGGGGGAGACAAACCCGCCGTGGCATCTCGACCGAGGATCAAAAGGCGATCCAGGCCTTCCTTTAGGGACGATTCCCTCCAGCTTCTGCTCTTTACACCTCAGCCGAACGAGATCATAGAGGAGCTTAAGAAGCTGGATCTGAACAATATGACCCCTATCCAGGCTCTCAACAAGCTATACGAGCTGAAGCTGAAGGTCGAGAAGGAACGATGA